The Deltaproteobacteria bacterium DNA segment CGTGGCGCATTCGCCCGGGCGCCACCCTCGCTCCGCGGACGGGCCCGGCTGACGTTGATGCTCCGTCCTTTCAGGTCGGTGCCGTCTAGCCCCTGAATCGCAGCCATAGCGTGCGCCTGCCACGGCATCTCAATGAAGCCAAACCCCCTCGATCCGCCATTCGACCTGTCCATCACGACGTTCGCGGAACTCACCGGGCCGTAGACCGCGAACGCCGCACGGAGATCGTCTTGCGTCACCTCGAACGATAGGTTGCCGACGAATAGCTTTGTCATTGTCATGCTGTCCTTGTCGCCGCACCCCAGGGGTTCGCCACACCCGAGTAAGGCGGCGCATCGTCATCCGGGCAGAGGCGCGAAGGCGTGTATCGGCGTGGGAACATCCTTCGCAGTCCGAGGAGCGGCAGGAAGAGCAACACCGTGAGCCCCACGTACCCCATGATCACGAGTGGGGCGACGAGAATGCCGGCAATCAGCAGCAGGCGGCTGCCTCGGAGGCCACTCATTGTCTCGCGAAGGGGCGGATAGCGATCCATGGAGGTCACGCTGGCCCCAAGCAGATCGCGAGCGACAGGATGACGACGAGGGGCGGTGGCGCCGCCACCGGCTTGTCGTCGATGAGGAACGGCCAGGTGAGTCCCGGATCCCGAATCACCCGGACGTCCGAACTGCACCGACACCCGGTGGTCCTGATGCTCCATGCCCACGCCTTCCTGGGCTCGGGGAAAAGAGACGGGCGCCTGATGCGCTACTCGCTTCGACGAGCGTGGGAGCCGTGCGCGGGCATCGGAGCGAACGCAGTCAACCTACGCCCTCTGTGACCCGGGCACAAGGTGCCCACATCTGCCGGGCGGGCCGACTCGCACCCATGAGGCCCTGTCCTCTTGGATGGGCTCTTGGAGCTGTCTGCGTGGGTTGGAGATCAGATCAGCGCCGCCTGCCCGGCGGCGTTCTGCACCGTGGTGATGATCGTGCGCCGGATGAAAGTGGGCAAGGGGCAATATGTTTTCCGGTGGACGTGGCAAGCTCGCAATTGCTGCCCGGACTTTGCGGAACCCAATTTGGACAAGAAGTGGCGGAGAAGGGGACGCAAGGACCTCGTTGCGCCCCCTTTTGGTCTTAGTTGCTGTATGCGACCTCGACCCTAACCGCCTTGGCTTCGGGAACCTTTGCGAACGTTACTTCAAGCACACCGTCCTTGTACGCGGCCTTGATCGTGCCGCGGCCTACATCCCCCGGCAGCCTGAAGGCTCGATGGATCCGGCCGTGATGACGTTCTGCGCGATGAACCCGCGCGTCCTTATCCTTACCCCATGCGGGTTCGTTGCGCGCGGCGTTGATCACGAGCGTCTCGTCCTCGACCTTCACTTCAAGCGAGTCGCTCTTCAA contains these protein-coding regions:
- a CDS encoding RNA-binding protein, which translates into the protein MTKLFVGNLSFEVTQDDLRAAFAVYGPVSSANVVMDRSNGGSRGFGFIEMPWQAHAMAAIQGLDGTDLKGRSINVSRARPRSEGGARANAPRGWAVVGDARNRW
- a CDS encoding Hsp20/alpha crystallin family protein; this translates as MDLLIDNRLGNGGWFLDRVNGLFNGLASEFEPISPPVDVVEDHDGYRFSVDLPGLKSDSLEVKVEDETLVINAARNEPAWGKDKDARVHRAERHHGRIHRAFRLPGDVGRGTIKAAYKDGVLEVTFAKVPEAKAVRVEVAYSN